GCTCGCCGCCGGTGTACGGGTGTTTGTGTGCGATGTGGACCGTGCGGCGGTTGTCCGTTTTCTTGGCGACAACCCCGCGGCCTCAGGGGCGGTAGTGGATGTGGCCGACGCGGTAGCGGTGGAGGGCATGTTCCGACAGATCGAGCGGGAGTTCGGCTGCCTCGATATCCTCGTCAACAACGCCGGCATTGCCGGCCCCACCGCGCTGGTGGAGGATATTGAAACGGAGGCCTGGGACCGCACCGTGGCGGTGGACCTGAACGGACAGTTTTACTGCACCAAGTATGCAGTGCCCATGATGAAGCGCGCCGGCAGCGGCGCCATCGTCAATATCTCGTCCAACGCCGCCATGTTCGGCTTTCCGTACCGCTCGCCTTATACCGCGTCCAAATGGGCCCTGATCGGGCTGACCAAGACCTGGGCGATGGAACTCGGTCCGCACAATATCCGCGTTAATGCGCTGTGTCCCGGCAGTGTAAAGGGGCCACGTATCGACGGTGTGATCGAGCGCGAGGCCGCCTCGCGCGGTGTGCCGGCGGCGGCGGTGCGTGATGTTTACGAACGCCAAAGCTCCATGCGCCTGTTCGTCTCCGCCGACGATATTGCGCAGATGGTGCTGTTCCTGGCGTCACCAGCTGGCGCCGCCATTTCCGGCCAGTCGATTGCGATCGACGGCCACACTGAATCCCTTTCCTGTGACATACATGTAAACCAAGAGGAAGCCAATGAAAGCTGTATGGTTTGAACAATTCGGGGCTGCCCGTGACACCCTGGTGCTCGGCGACCAGCCAGTGCCGGAGCCCAAACAAGGTGAGGTTCTGGTGCGCTTAAAGGTGACCGGGGTCAATCCGTCAGATGTGAAAAAACGCGCGGGGTCCTTCCCCAACCTGCTCGACGATGGCCTGGTGATTCCGCATTCCGATGGTGCCGGCATTATTGAGGCGGTGGGCCCCGGCGGGGATGCCAGTCGCATTGGCGAACGGGTGTGGGTGTACCAGGCGCAGTATGGGCGGCGCCTCGGCACTGCGGCCGAATATGTGGCGCTGGATGAGAAGCTGGCGGTGCCGCTGCCGGACAAAACCTCGTTCGAGATCGGCGCCTGCCTTGGCATCCCCGTTATGACCGCGCACCGTTGCGTGTTTGCTGATGGCGACGTCGAGGGTACGACCATCCTGGTCACCGGCGGTGCGGGTCGCGTGGGCTACTACGCAATCCAGTGGGCCAAGCAGGCCGGTGCGAAAGTCATCACCACCGCCAGCAACAGCGGCGACCGCGATACCTGCCTGGCACTTGGTGCCGATGCCGTGGTTAACCACCGTGAAGAGAACTGGGCGGCCGCCGTGCTCGATGCCAATGAGGGCAAGCCGGTGGACCGTGTGGTGGAAGTGGAGTTTGGCAAGAACCTGCCGCAGGTGCTCGACTGCCTGCGTATCGGTGGCACCATCGCCACCTATTCCTCCAGCCAGGATATGTCCCCGCAGCTGCCGTTCTACCGCATGATGTTCATGGATATCACCCTGCGCATGATTATTGTGTACGCCATGCCGGAGCAGGCCAAGCAGGATGCGATCCGCGACATTACTGCCGCGCTTGAACTGGGCAAGCTCCAGCATCGTGTGGCCGATGTACTGCCGTTCGAGAAAATGGCCGAAGCCCACGAGATTATCGAGGGTGGAACCGTGCGCGGCTGCGTCGTGGTCGCGGTGGAATGATCCCCGTCGCGGAAAAATTTTTCCGCGCGGCGGTACCGGTACTGGCACTGGCACTGGCGACGGTGCTGGTGCTGGTGCTGTTGCATTCCGGGCCCGGAGCCCGCGCCGAGCAGGTTTTGGTCGATTCGGGGCCTGTGGCAGTGGCTGGCGAAGCGCACTGGAGCGGTCTCTGGCAGTCCAGCCATGCGGGGCAGAGGATCGCCAGCTACCGCGGCATCCGCTACGCCGAACCACCCACCGGCGCCCGCCGCTGGCGCGCGCCCCACTTGCTAGACCCCGTCCCTGGCAATACCGATGCTTCCAGCTTTGGTGCCGCTTGCATGCAGACCAGTTACAACACCGACTGGTATGAGGATGTGGTGCGCAGCTTCGGTGGTGACCCGGCACTGGCACCACGCCCGGAAACAGTCAGTGAAGACTGCCTGTTTCTCAATATCTGGGCGCCCGATGGCGCGCGAGCACTACCAGTGATGGTGTTTGTCCACGGCGGCAACAACCTCGGTGGCTGGTCTCACGAGCCGAATTATCACGGCACCGAGCTGGCAGCGCGGGAAGTGGTGGTGGTTTCGATCAATTACCGCCTGGGGGTGTTCGGTTTCTTTGCGCATTCGCAGCTGCGTGGAGAAGATCCCGACGGCGGGCCGGGCAATTACGGCCTGCTCGACCAGATCGCAGCACTGCAGTGGGTGCGGCAAAACATTGCTGGATTCGGTGGTGACCCCGCCCGGGTCACCGTGTTTGGCGAGTCCGCCGGCGGGGCGGCCATCGGTTACCTGATGGCCTCGCCACGGGCGCGCGGTCTGTTTCGCTATGCGATCCGACAGAGCGGCGCCTTCGATTTCTACGATGGTGGTGACCTCGCTGCTGAAGAAACCTACGGTGCGCAGTTCCAGCGCGACCTGGGCGCAGCGG
The nucleotide sequence above comes from Microbulbifer salipaludis. Encoded proteins:
- a CDS encoding SDR family oxidoreductase — protein: MNLANGVPEGQLTGKTALVTAGASGIGRCIAETLLAAGVRVFVCDVDRAAVVRFLGDNPAASGAVVDVADAVAVEGMFRQIEREFGCLDILVNNAGIAGPTALVEDIETEAWDRTVAVDLNGQFYCTKYAVPMMKRAGSGAIVNISSNAAMFGFPYRSPYTASKWALIGLTKTWAMELGPHNIRVNALCPGSVKGPRIDGVIEREAASRGVPAAAVRDVYERQSSMRLFVSADDIAQMVLFLASPAGAAISGQSIAIDGHTESLSCDIHVNQEEANESCMV
- a CDS encoding carboxylesterase/lipase family protein produces the protein MIPVAEKFFRAAVPVLALALATVLVLVLLHSGPGARAEQVLVDSGPVAVAGEAHWSGLWQSSHAGQRIASYRGIRYAEPPTGARRWRAPHLLDPVPGNTDASSFGAACMQTSYNTDWYEDVVRSFGGDPALAPRPETVSEDCLFLNIWAPDGARALPVMVFVHGGNNLGGWSHEPNYHGTELAAREVVVVSINYRLGVFGFFAHSQLRGEDPDGGPGNYGLLDQIAALQWVRQNIAGFGGDPARVTVFGESAGGAAIGYLMASPRARGLFRYAIRQSGAFDFYDGGDLAAEETYGAQFQRDLGAAGIAQMRALPAAQILAQAQQTYLGDHAAEDQRNFYPVRDGRVLPHLPRDAYRRPLNGQALLIGFNRDESLMYVGPSVRADDLTNWWQQYFTGAMPQIGALSPARPARNRMAELQDATWQDCSSAAVGELAARHSDMPVYLYRFDQLRGTMQDNPIGVYHGAELPYVFASHDAWLPTSTADRRTTEVMLGYWTNFAKTGNPNGDGLPHWPRFHGDGPAMLLSAEPGAGSWDPDGLCAQRTVASALNR
- a CDS encoding NADPH:quinone reductase: MKAVWFEQFGAARDTLVLGDQPVPEPKQGEVLVRLKVTGVNPSDVKKRAGSFPNLLDDGLVIPHSDGAGIIEAVGPGGDASRIGERVWVYQAQYGRRLGTAAEYVALDEKLAVPLPDKTSFEIGACLGIPVMTAHRCVFADGDVEGTTILVTGGAGRVGYYAIQWAKQAGAKVITTASNSGDRDTCLALGADAVVNHREENWAAAVLDANEGKPVDRVVEVEFGKNLPQVLDCLRIGGTIATYSSSQDMSPQLPFYRMMFMDITLRMIIVYAMPEQAKQDAIRDITAALELGKLQHRVADVLPFEKMAEAHEIIEGGTVRGCVVVAVE